A genomic segment from Amphiprion ocellaris isolate individual 3 ecotype Okinawa chromosome 17, ASM2253959v1, whole genome shotgun sequence encodes:
- the ntmt1 gene encoding N-terminal Xaa-Pro-Lys N-methyltransferase 1, producing the protein MGDIAEDEASFYSNAEDYWREVPPTVDGMLGGYGSISSIDINGSKAFLQKFLGEGEGKTSPVCALDCGAGIGRISKRLLLPLFQTVDLVDVTQEFLDKAKPYLGEEAKRVGNYFCCGLQDFKPENGRYDVIWIQWVIGHLTDEHLVSFLRRCQKALRPNGLVVIKDNVSYEGVVPDEVDSSVCRDLDIVRRLVDSAGLRIVHEEQQMNFPKEIYQVHILALR; encoded by the exons ATGGGTGACATCGCAGAAGACGAGGCCAGCTTCTACTCCAACGCTGAGGACTACTGGAGGGAGGTTCCTCCCACGGTGGACGGGATGTTAGGAGGCTACGGCAGCATCTCCAGCATCGACATCAACGGGTCCAAGGCCTTCCTGCAGAAGTTCCTCGGA GAAGGCGAGGGGAAGACGAGTCCCGTCTGTGCTCTGGACTGTGGCGCTGGCATCGGTCGGATCTCCAAACGGTTGCTGCTGCCGCTGTTTCAGACGGTGGACCTGGTGGACGTGACGCAGGAGTTCCTGGATAAAGCCAAACCCTACCTGGGAGAAGAAGCCAAGAGGGTCGGGAACTACTTCTGCTGTGGTCTGCAGGACTTCAAACCGGAAAACGGAAGATACGACGTGATCTGGATCCAGTGGGTCATCG GCCACCTGACAGACGAGCACCTGGTGAGTTTCCTGCGTCGCTGTCAGAAAGCTCTCCGTCCCAACGGCCTGGTCGTCATCAAGGACAACGTTTCGTACGAAGGCGTCGTCCCTGACGAGGTGGACAGCAGCGTCTGTCGGGACCTGGATATCGTCCGCCGCCTGGTGGACTCGGCCGGACTCCGGATTGTCCACGAGGAGCAGCAGATGAACTTTCCCAAGGAGATCTACCAGGTCCACATCCTGGCTCTGAGATAG
- the zcchc9 gene encoding zinc finger CCHC domain-containing protein 9 gives MTRWARANNVHKHKPAEATPWNQLRGRGRGGGGGGGGRSGGRAADGGEGGSHGGQRDPLRKTHPVKKPNRKKKEYVDEDVNGFLEFLQQNGASKDEEKELRDDVQTALKKDRRREDRRLKRQNDKKNRMVCFNCRKPGHGLSDCPEADRDEEMGRDVCFRCGSTEHEIHKCRAKVDPAMGEFPFAKCFICSQTGHLSRSCPDNPKGLYAQGGCCRVCGSVEHFQKDCPEHQAATNSVTVGWLSNNMSADHEDVHVPLMKTKTKTPKVVNF, from the exons atgaCGAGGTGGGCCAGAGCCAACAACgtccacaaacacaaaccagccGAGGCGACGCCCTGGAACCAGCTGAGAGgacgaggacgaggaggaggaggaggaggaggaggaagatctgGAGGACGAGCAGCTgatggaggtgaaggaggaagtCATGGAGGTCAGAGAGATCCTCTGAGGAAAACTCACCCTGTAAAGAAGCCGAACCGTAAGAAGAAAGAATACGTGGACGAAGACGTGAACGGCTTCCTGGAGTTTCTGCAGCAGAACGGAGCGTCGAAGGACGAAGAGAAAGAACTGAGAGACGACGTTCAGACGGCCTTaaagaaggacaggaggagagaagacCGCCGGCTGAAGAGGCAGAACGACAAGAAGAACAGAATG GTGTGTTTTAACTGCAGGAAGCCGGGTCACGGTTTGTCTGACTGTCCGGAGGCCGACAGAGACGAGGAGATGGGACGAGATGTTTGTTTCCGCTGTGGATCCACCGAACACGAAATCCACAAATGTAGAGCAAAGGTGGACCCGGCCATGG GTGAGTTTCCGTTTGCTAAATGCTTCATCTGCTCTCAGACCGGTCATCTCTCCAGATCATGTCCCGACAACCCGAAAGGACTTTATGCTCAAG GAGGCTGTTGTCGTGTTTGTGGTTCGGTGGAACATTTCCAGAAAGATTGTCCAGAACATCAGGCAGCCA CGAACTCGGTGACGGTCGGCTGGTTGTCCAACAACATGAGCGCCGACCATGAAGACGTCCACGTCCCTCTGATGAAGACCAAGACGAAGACGCCCAAAGTGGTCAACTTCTGA
- the LOC111567049 gene encoding astacin-like metalloendopeptidase isoform X2, translating to MLQLLVVALLFTENLEPGSCSPRPDQKPDQDDWIRRAIHYMESNPETLQELMSKDFDLMEGDIVLSRDRNAVGSRWPTLRIPYVISSDLDGQTGDILAAMEMLSRHTCITFHKRTTETDYLFFRPSRGCASFVGYRGGQQPVFIGPHCIVGNIVHEVLHALGFHHEHTRTDRGQYITILSPNIMPGKERNFQMYDGETFNLPYDTASIMHYGRFSET from the exons ATGCTGCAGCTGCTTGTTGTTGCTCTTCTGTTCACCGAAAACCTCGAACCCG gGAGCTGCAGTCCTCGACCAGACCAGAAGCCAG ATCAGGATGACTGGATCAGAAGAGCCATTCATTACATGGAGTCCAACCCAGAAACGTTACAGG agcTAATGTCCAAAGATTTCGATCTGATGGAGGGAGACATAGTTCTATCA AGGGACAGGAACGCTGTGGGCTCCAGGTGGCCGACACTGAGGATACCCTACGTGATCAGCTCAGATCTGG ACGGCCAGACTGGAGACATCCTGGCTGCCATGGAGATGTTGTCCAGACACACCTGTATCACCTTCCACAAGAGGACCACCGAGACGGACTACCTGTTCTTCAGACCCAGCAGAGG ctgtgcGTCATTCGTCGGCTACAGAGGCGGCCAGCAGCCGGTGTTCATCGGCCCTCATTGTATTGTGGGGAACATTGTCCATGAGGTCCTCCATGCTCTGGGATTCCACCACGAACACACGAGGACGGACCGCGGACAGTACATCACCATCCTGTCCCCTAACATCATGCCAG gaAAGGAGCGAAACTTCCAAATGTATGATGGTGAAACCTTTAACCTCCCATATGACACCGCGTCCATCATGCACTACGGCAG attctctgaaacatga
- the LOC111567049 gene encoding astacin-like metalloendopeptidase isoform X1 — protein MLQLLVVALLFTENLEPGSCSPRPDQKPDQDDWIRRAIHYMESNPETLQELMSKDFDLMEGDIVLSRDRNAVGSRWPTLRIPYVISSDLDGQTGDILAAMEMLSRHTCITFHKRTTETDYLFFRPSRGCASFVGYRGGQQPVFIGPHCIVGNIVHEVLHALGFHHEHTRTDRGQYITILSPNIMPGKERNFQMYDGETFNLPYDTASIMHYGSTFFSSNGLPTIVANKDVNGMGQRVKMTETDVKRVRELYSCDSLKHETETRKTDDNGNSSMADAVTSDLGTNRTNQSSSSSITVVPPVSLLQLTSTSRRCSNSTRPL, from the exons ATGCTGCAGCTGCTTGTTGTTGCTCTTCTGTTCACCGAAAACCTCGAACCCG gGAGCTGCAGTCCTCGACCAGACCAGAAGCCAG ATCAGGATGACTGGATCAGAAGAGCCATTCATTACATGGAGTCCAACCCAGAAACGTTACAGG agcTAATGTCCAAAGATTTCGATCTGATGGAGGGAGACATAGTTCTATCA AGGGACAGGAACGCTGTGGGCTCCAGGTGGCCGACACTGAGGATACCCTACGTGATCAGCTCAGATCTGG ACGGCCAGACTGGAGACATCCTGGCTGCCATGGAGATGTTGTCCAGACACACCTGTATCACCTTCCACAAGAGGACCACCGAGACGGACTACCTGTTCTTCAGACCCAGCAGAGG ctgtgcGTCATTCGTCGGCTACAGAGGCGGCCAGCAGCCGGTGTTCATCGGCCCTCATTGTATTGTGGGGAACATTGTCCATGAGGTCCTCCATGCTCTGGGATTCCACCACGAACACACGAGGACGGACCGCGGACAGTACATCACCATCCTGTCCCCTAACATCATGCCAG gaAAGGAGCGAAACTTCCAAATGTATGATGGTGAAACCTTTAACCTCCCATATGACACCGCGTCCATCATGCACTACGGCAG cacatttttttcGTCCAATGGTTTGCCAACCATCGTCGCTAACAAAGACGTGAATGGGATGGGACAGAGAGTTAAAATGACCGAGACAGATGTCAAGAGAGTTCGAGAACTTTACAGCTGTG attctctgaaacatgaaactgaaaccAGGAAGACGGACGACAACGGAAACTCAAGCATGGCCGACGccgtgacctctgacctcggCACCAACAGAACCAACCAGAGCTCCTCGTCCTCCATCACTGTGGTTCCTCCTGTCTCCCTGCTGCAGCTCACCTCCACCAGCAGGAGGTGCAGTAACTCCACCAGGCCACTCTGA
- the LOC111567046 gene encoding alpha-2B adrenergic receptor — protein sequence MAAAPDAPCLSELGGLPNRNISFVSGARLCNRSTVRTSPYTPQATAAFAIAITSMMLLTIVGNILVIIAVLTSRSLKGAQNLFLVSLAAADILVATLIIPFSLANELQGYWAFSSIWCEIYLALDVLFCTSSIVHLCAIALDRYLSISRPVSYGAKRTPPRIKAAIIVVWLISAVISFPPLLTLDKSEGGEEGCELNNERWYILYSTIGSFFAPCVIMILVYVRIYQIAKQHTRCPPGQKHKVVAAGGNAGEPAAKLSEQSQQNGDQRSSSQWEKADATMSGMDSNLPSLQQPIEDTAEHHPPHDTVQTVPQKHPDKGGEALPDNTSSFGSDAELDIGEEGIPTGEKMNKPDEQTFEASQSKGFKVQALKLACRYKNTMATSSGTKLVPEEMPKVQGTPTSRRKAMASREKRFTFVLAVVMGVFVICWFPFFFSYSLMAVCPDTCSIPKPLFKFFFWIGYCNSCLNPVIYTIFNKDFRGAFKRILSRDTKGTFF from the coding sequence ATGGCAGCTGCTCCAGATGCTCCCTGCCTGTCGGAGCTTGGTGGACTTCCCAACAGGAACATCAGCTTTGTCTCTGGCGCCCGACTCTGCAACCGGAGCACCGTCAGGACCTCGCCCTACACGCCTCAAGCCACAGCCGCCTTCGCAATCGCCATCACCTCCATGATGCTCCTCACCATCGTTGGTAACATCCTGGTCATCATCGCCGTCCTGACGTCCCGCTCCCTGAAGGGGGCTCAAAACCTCTTCCTGGTGTCGCTGGCGGCCGCAGACATTTTAGTCGCCACGCTCATCATTCCCTTCTCACTGGCCAACGAGCTGCAGGGCTACTGGGCGTTCAGCTCCATCTGGTGCGAGATCTACCTGGCGCTGGACGTCCTCTTCTGCACCTCCTCTATTGTCCACCTGTGTGCGATAGCACTGGACCGCTACCTGTCCATCTCCCGGCCCGTGTCCTACGGCGCCAAACGCACTCCACCACGCATCAAGGCGGCCATCATCGTCGTGTGGCTGATCTCGGCGGTCATCTCCTTCCCGCCGCTTCTCACGCTGGACAAGAGCGAAGGAGGTGAAGAGGGTTGCGAGCTAAACAACGAGCGCTGGTACATCCTCTACTCCACCATCGGCTCGTTCTTCGCCCCCTGTGTGATCATGATTCTGGTATACGTAAGGATTTATCAGATCGCCAAGCAGCACACTCGCTGTCCACCCGGACAGAAGCATAAAGTGGTGGCAGCAGGAGGAAACGCTGGTGAACCTGCCGCAAAGTTGTCTGAACAGTCGCAGCAGAACGGGGATCAACGAAGCTCCAGCCAATGGGAGAAAGCTGACGCCACGATGTCTGGAATGGATTCCAACCTGCCATCACTTCAACAACCGATTGAGGACACAGCTGAGCACCATCCTCCCCATGATACAGTCCAAACAGTTCCCCAGAAACACCCAGACAAAGGCGGGGAAGCGCTCCCCGACAACACCTCCAGCTTCGGCTCCGATGCCGAGCTGGATATCGGTGAGGAAGGCATTCCGACAGGAGAAAAAATGAACAAGCCAGACGAACAAACATTTGAAGCATCCCAAAGCAAAGGCTTCAAAGTCCAGGCACTGAAACTGGCCTGCAGGTACAAAAACACCATGGCAACATCATCTGGCACCAAACTAGTACCCGAGGAGATGCCCAAGGTGCAGGGAACACCCACATCCCGCCGCAAGGCCATGGCAAGCCGGGAGAAAAGGTTTACCTTCGTCCTGGCCGTTGTGATGGGAGTTTTTGTGATCTGCTGGttccccttcttcttctcttaCTCCCTTATGGCGGTGTGCCCCGACACCTGCAGCATCCCCAAGCCTTTGTTTAAATTCTTCTTCTGGATCGGCTACTGCAACTCGTGCCTCAACCCGGTCATATACACCATTTTCAACAAGGATTTCAGGGGGGCCTTCAAGAGGATACTGAGCAGGGACACAAAGGGCACATTCTTCTAG